Below is a genomic region from Persicimonas caeni.
CGTCGACACCTCGCGCACAGGCTTCGACGCCGGCCCCATCGGCGTCCTGGGCGCCCACGACGAGGACCGCCCACTTCCCGACGACGTCATCGATCTGGAAGCCAACCTCGACCCACAGGTCGACGCGCCGCCCGAGGGCATCGAGGCGAACGCCGGCCTGGCCGGCGACCTGGCCATGCTCATCTTCACGTCCGGCACCACCGGGCTCCCCAAGCCCGCCAAGATCACCAACCGGCGCTGGGCGATGGCCGCACTCGGCGCGGCTGCCGCGTGCATGCTCTCGCCCAAAGATACCGTCTACTGTGCCCTGCCCCTGTATCACGCCACCGGCCTTTTGGTCGGCTGCGGCGGCGCGCTCATCGGCGGCGCTCGCCTGGCGCTGGCGCGTGAGTTCTCGGTGCGTCAATTCTGGTCGGAGGTGCGCCGCTACGGCGCCACGGTCGTCTTCTACGTCGGCGAGATGTGCCGGTATCTGGTCAGCGCCCCCGAGCAGCCCAACGAACACCGCCACCCGGTGCGCATGTTCGTCGGAAACGGCATGCGCGCGGAGGTCTGGAACAAGCTAGTCGATCGATTCGGGCGCGTCCGCGTGCTCGAATTCTACGGCTCGACCGAAGGTAACGTCGTCTTGGCAAACTTCGGCGGCGAGAAAGCGGGCTCGGTGGGCCGTCCCCTGCCGGGCACCGACGAGATCACGCTGGTGCGCTACGACGCCGCCTCGGGCCAGCCGCTGCGCGACGACGCCGGCCGGCTCCGAAGCTGCGGCGACGACGAGCCCGGGCTGCTGCTCGCGCGCATCTCCGACAGCCACCCGCTCGCCTACTTCGACGGCTACCTCGACGCCGAGCAGACCGAGCAGAAGATCATCCGCGACGGCTTCCACGACGGCGACGCCTGGTTCAACACCGGCGACGTCTTGCGCCGCGACGCCGACGGCGACTTCTGGTTCGTCGACCGCGTCGGCGACACCTTCCGCTGGCACGGTGAGAACGTCTCCACCCAACAGGTCGCCCAGGTGCTCGACGAGGCCTCCTTTTGCAAGATGACCGTCGTCTACGGCGTCGAGGTCCCCGGCTACGACGGCCGCGCAGGCATGGCCGCCATGGTCCTCGACGACGACGCCGAGTTCGACGGCGACGCCCTCTTCGCCCTCGTCGACGAGCACCTCTTTCCGGCCGCCCACCCGCGTTTTGTGCGCCTTGTGGACGCGCTCGAGCACACCGACAGCTTCAAGTTCATCACCACCACGCTTCGCGACGAAGGGGCCAATCCGACCGCGATCGACGATCCGATTTACGTCTACGACGCCGACGCTCGGACCTATCGGCCGCTCACGCCCGACGCGTGGGTCCCGGAGGGGCTCTAACCGTATAACACCCTCAGTCCACCACCCTCTGCTTCAACCATTCGCGAATCTCCCCGATATAGTCGAACCGCCCGAAATGCGCCAAATGACTCCCCGAGAACCAGCGGATCTCCGGGCAGTCCCAGTGCTCCCAAAGGGCGAGCACCTGGGCGGGGCGCACGATGCGGTCGCCGGCGGCGCCCACGATAAGGACACGGTCTTTGGGCACGCGTAGCTCGTGGCTCAGCGGGCTATGCACCGCCCACGCCTGACGAAACCCCTCCAGGTCGAGTCCCGACGCCTCGGCGCTCTGTCGCTGCGGGTGATTCTGGCCGTGCCACCACAGCAAATCGGAGAACGACGACGGCGCGATGACCGGCACCACGAAGTCGAAGTCGTCCGACACACTCGCCAGCAACGAGGCGGTGTAGCCGCCCAGGCTGATCCCCATCAACCCGATGGGGCCCTCGGCGCCGTGGCCGCGAAGCCAGCCGATGAGGGTATGCACGTCGAAGACGGCCTGGCCGAAGGCCTCGTTGGTGCGGCGAAGGTCGCGGCTGGGGAACATCTGGCCGGAGAAGAGCGCGCCCTGGGGCGTGCGCGGGCCGTGAAAAGGCAGCGTCATCAGCGCCACGTCGAAGCCATCGCGGTACAGACACGAGGCTGCGAAGATATGCTCCTCCATCCACAGGCGCCCGCCGCACCAGCAGTGAAGACACAGGATGGTGGGGTGAGCGCCTTCGCGGTGACGCCAGATGCGCGCGGTGCACATCTCGTTGGGCGAGTGCTCGCCGTAGTCGTCCACAAAGGCCGGGTCGAAGGTGTGATACCCGCTCTCGAAGCTCACCTCGAGGCGCTCGCCGCCGGGAATGTCGCCCAGGTGGCGCACCATGAACGGCCCGCCCTCGCCGCGGGTCTCGAAGAAGCCCTCGGGCTCGTCGAGCAGGTGCGCGTCGGCGTAGGTGTCGCGGATCTGCTCGATTTGGGTGGAGACGTCGCCGTCGAGGTCGGGGCGACTCTCCGACAAGAAGAGGCGCTCCATCAGGTTGAGCGCGGCGCGGTCGACGAGCGCGCCGTTCCAGCTGAGCACGCGTTGGAGCATGCCGGGCGTCCACGGCTCGTGGTCGTCGAGCCCGGGCATACCATCGTCGAAATCACGGTCGAGTAGATCGTAGGGTTGACTCGGAGCGTCCATATCGCCCCCTGCGTAAGAGTTGGTTTCCTCCCAGAAGATAAACGCTACTGCCTCGACTGCATCGATTAGAACAGGCGGCCGCACCGGATCATTCACCCCCCTTTTTGTTCCGGTGGGGGTCGTCGCGGTTGCAGATGTGGCTAAGTTGTCACTACAGCCCGATACACGAACAGGGGAAAGAGCACTCACACACCGCGACGCCGGCGCATTGACGGCATGGGGAGCCGTGCGTCGGCCCGGTCGACGCTGATGCGGGGGAACACATCCAGCGCTCGGTGTCTCAGGCACGGGTGAGGGGTTCGTGCGGGATACGATTCGACGAAACAACGCACCTAGGGAGGTGGCGAATGATTTCTGAGGACCTGTACCGCGACGTACTGCCGGACTGGACCCGGCTGCGTATGCTCGAAGAAGCCGAGGACGAGGCAGCCGCCGAGTTGCTCGTCGCGATTACGCTTCTGGGCGACGAGGCCAACGACGGGGATACCTACACGCGGCTCAAGCAGATGTGGCTCGAACTTCTAAGCGGTCACGACGAGACCGCCCGGGCCGCGCTGGCCGCGCATATCGACACCTCGCACGACCGCGTCCAGAGCCTGTTCGACCACCCGCACGCCTTTGGCATCCTGCTGGCGTCGGCCTGCAGCCGGCTGCGCTCGCCGATCACGCAGTTCCACGTGATGTGCCTGTTCTGCGTGACCGTCTTCGCATCGGGCCCCGACGAGCGCCAAATCGAGCTGTGCTATCGTATCGGCAGGAAGTTCGGCATGGTCGAGGGGCGCGTCGAAGAGCTGTTCGGGCGCATGTGGGCCGCCTATCAAAACGTCACCGCGCAGGCCAAGGGGCTCGACTACGCCCAGGAGTACACCGCGGGCACCCACTGGCGGCGCAACGCGGCCGACTTTCGAACGTCCAATCCGTTCCAGAAGCCGGCAAGATAACGAGTCACAGTTGCAGTACGCCGACGGGGAGCCGGGTCGCACAGACGCCCCGGGGGGAGACGCCTGCGACCACGGCTCCCCGTCGGTCGATTCATCCTCGGTCAGCTCTTACGCTGCCGAATCTACGGTGTGTAATTGGCACACTTGTCGACGAAGACTTCGTCGGTCGAAGTCGTGTCGTACCAGACACAATACTCGAACAGGGTGTCCGGCTGGGGGTCGCTGCGCCAGTCGATATTCTTGAGGTTGAACAGGCCGTGGCCCCACAGATCTTCGAGGGCGTTGTAGCGGTCCTGGGTCAGGAAATCGAGCAGCCGGTCGTCATAGAACGCCGCGTCCATCTCGCTTTCGGTGATGGGGCTGTCGACGTCGCTCGACACATACAGCGCCGCGCACAGGTCGTTCGACCCTCCGCGCTTCTCCATCCAACAATCGGCGATCACCAGTGACATCTCGTAGATGTCGTTGGTCAGCGGCTCGTGATTGGGGACCGGGTCCGAGTTCGAGATCTGGACCGGCACCCCGCAGAAGCCCTCCAGCGTGCAGCCCTCTCCGGACGGACAATCGTCGTCGCCGTAGTTGGCGTTGGCGTCCCAGTGGCGACACTCCACGCAGCGCTGCGCGTCGGAGTCGCAGTGGCCCAGGTCGCCCGAGCAGGTATTCACCGCGCAGAAATCACCGGTGCACACCCCGCCGTCACAGGCGAAGCCCTCGAGGCATTCGGCCGCATCGGTGCAACTCTCGCCCTCGACCCGACGGCACTCCGAGACCGTCGTATCGCAGCGCGCGCCCTCACCGCACTCGCCGTCTCGCTGGCACGGCCCTCCGATGGCGACCACACACCGGTCGGTGGTCTCGGTGCCCGTGCAACTGGCGTTCTGCTGCGAGCACTCGTCGATCGTGCCGTCGCAGTTGTCGTCGACGCCGTTGCACGCCTCGGCGGCGTCCGGGTTGATCAACTCGTTGGTGTCGTCACAGTCGTCGCCGGTGCTCGGGCAGTCGGTGTTGCTTCCCGCCACGCCGAACCCGTCGCCGTCGGCGTCGGTGCAGTCGCTCGGACACGGGTTGTCGATGCCGTCGCAGTCATCGTCGGTGCCGTTGTCGCACACTTCCTCTTGGCGCGGGTTGACGTTCGGGTCGGTGTCATCGCAGTCCGGCCCCAAGCACCCTTCCCCGTCGCCATATCGGTCGCCATCGTGGTCGATGCAGTCCTGCTCGCAGGGCTCGTCGCCCTGCCGACAGTCGTTGTCCCGCCCGTCGCCGCACACCTCCTCGGCGCCCGGATAAATCTCGGGATCACTGTCGTCGCAATCCGACCCTTTCTCGCACTGCGCGCTCAGCCCGAGGTAGCCGTCGTCGTCACGGTCCTCGCACGCCTCTTGCTGGGTGTTATTTCCCTCGACCAGCGGCTCGTCACTGCCTTCGGCGCAGCCGGCCGCCAAAAACAAAATGGCAATCAGTGGGTACAAACGGCGCATCTTTCGTTCCTACGGTAAATCTCTTTGGTGACCAATACAGCCACGACGATAGCATTTTGGTTGTCGGGGGGCCACACAACCGTGATCACCGGCGGAGCGCAAGGCCGCGCTCGAGTGGGTCATGTGTCGGGTTGGGGTTCTTGTCATGACAAACTGCGGGTCGACGCGTCGAGTTGACCTACCGAGCTTGCAGAACCCCGGCGGCGAGCGTGGAGTTGGCGTTCTGGAGACGCAGAACCCCGAAGCGACGCGGCCAGATGGCGTTCTGGCGTCGACAAACCTCGGACCGACGCCGCTAGATGGCGTACTCGTGTCGACAAACCCCGGCGCGACACGCCCAGTAGGTGTTCCAACGGGATACAAACACCATTTCGACATGTAGAGTTGGTGTTCTGACGAAACAGAAACACCATTTGACGTCTAAAGTTGGTGTTCTGGAGACAAAAAACCCCGACTCGCCGCGGCGAGTCGGGGTTTTGCGTGTCCAGTGCGAGCGAACGCCTCGGAGTTATGCCTCGACGGGCTCGGCGTCCGCCTCGGGGTCGCTGACCTGCAGGCCGGCGACGCGGTCGCGCGAGCGCTCGAAGAACGACGTCATTTTCTGGTCGAATACCGTCTCTTGAACGTGTGCCTCTCCTTTTTGGGGCCACCCGCGTGTTTTTGGGGCCACCCGCGTGGCCGTGTTGATGTACGTCCCCCCTTGCGTGAACAAGGGTCCCCATATGCTGCGAAGTGAGCCCATTGTGGGGGATGAGGCAAGTGGGCACGGTCACGGAGCCGGTCACGGGTGCCGGTCACGGAGCCGGTCGCCGGTCGCCGTGACCGCGACCGTCTCACCATCCAACACAAATGGCGAAAGCGCACAACCCGGTCGGGGCGCGCGGCTTGGCCGGGGCGCGGTCGTCTCGACCGCCGGCGGTGCCTCTGGCCCGCCGTACATGGACGACTGCTGGGAGGTTTCGATCTGTAGGCATTGCCGACTCGCGGCGATGCCCTCCCGGCGGCCTCCGCCGCCTGCCCCTGTACCATTTTGAGAGCCCACTCGCTCCGAATCATCGAGGAGGCATGGGGACATTCGAGTTTGGTGGCCTTGCAAGCGAGCGACGCCTGCTACATAGGGCGCCCTGAACTGCGGGCGTTAAGGACATAGGGGCTGCGTGTTGCTAGAGGTTCCAGGTTGCCGACCTGCGAATTGGAACCACCTCGCGACTCGCAGCCCCTATGTCCTTAATTGCTTATGTAGCAGACGTTTCTCACATCGAGGCCCACACAGCGCAGCTACCACGGTCGATTTACCCCGTGACCGGTGCCGGTGCCGGACACCGTGACCGTGGCAGAGGCGCACAAACGGGTCGCGGCGCGCGGCGTCCTCGCCCGCCCCAGCTTGCGTGTCTTTTGCAAGGCGTACGCCTTGCTCGAACACGTGCGGGGCCCGAGACGGACCCCGGCGGTCGAGACGACCGCGCCCCAACCGTCAATGCGGCGCATCGCCTAAGATGTGCGGGATGGTGAGCCGCGACCGCGACCGTTCCCTTGACCGGAACTTTTCTCGCCGTCCGTTGTCTCTCCTAGTGTACGCCACATTGACCAAGGCCTTCGATGGCCAACAAGCCCCGGGAGAGGCTGCCATGACCACTGCTGCTATTGACCCGAACCTCCTTGCGCAGGCGCTCTCGCGCCCCAAACCCGTCGACACCGAGACGGCGCCCTACCTGGGCGTGAGCGCCTTTTTCCACGCGGCGTTTTTGCTCCTGGCGATGATCGTCCCGCCCGGCGCGGCCACGATGGAGCTCGACGGCGTCTCCGAGCAGGACCGTTTCGTCGAGATCGCCACGAGCCCGATGCAGGACATGCCGCAGCCCGTCGAGCCGACGAGTAGCTCGTCCGAGGGCGGCCCCGACTCCTCCGAGCAGGCCGCCAAACACGCCGGCGCGGAGGGCAAGGCGGGCGCGAAGGAGGCGGCCGACACCGGCAACCGCATGGCCATCGAGGGCGCGCCAGACGACCTGCCGCCCGAGATCGCCCAGCGCCGCGACCAGCGCATCGCCAGCGCGGCCGGCGTCGAGGCGATCTTCAACAACACGCAGAGCGCCTGGGCGGGCACCGGCGAGCGCACCGTGGGCACGCAGGCCATCACCGCCCTGGGCAACCTCGACGGCCACGAGCCCGGCGCATCGAGTGGGTTCGGCGGGCTGGGCGTGCGCGACTCGGGGCGCGGAAGCGGCGGCGACGACACGAGCTTCGGCATGGCCGAAGTCGACACCAACGGCCCCGGCGGAGGCGGCGACGGCGACGGCTCGGGCCCGCCGCGGGCCGCGATCGCCGAGCGCGACAACAAGCTTCCGCCGGTCGTCCCCGGCCCGCCGGTCGTCGAAGGCCCCCTCGACAAGGAGATCATCCAACGCGTGGTGCGCCGCCACCGCCGCGAGATCTCGTACTGCTACGAGTCCCAACTCCAGCAAAACCCGCGCCTCGAGGGCCGCATCGTGGTGAACTTCAAGATCGCCTCGAACGGCCGCGTCGTCGCGGCGATGACCAAGTCGACCACGATGAACAACCGCCGCGTGGAGAGTTGCATCGCCAACAAGATCCGCCACTGGAACTTCCCCGCCCCGTCGACCACGGGGCTGGTGTCGGTCAACTACCCGTTTCGGTTCACCCCGCAGAACTAGGCAACTACACGAGCGTTTCTCATGATTCGTTGCGGGGGCATCTTGCCCACTTCGGTGCGTGGGCATCTTGCCCTCGCCTGCGAGCGCTGCAAGCGCCGCGCTCGCCACGCCCGTCCCCGACCAATTCGGGCCTTGCGCCCAGTGAGCATGCGGTCGATGATACATAGGCTGAGGACGACCTCACCCACCACAATCAGCGGCTCTCTATTTGTTAGTCTGGAGCTTCGGTATGCCCGCAGAACACGCCTCGCATATGCACGTCACCTTGGGCCTGGTCAGCGGACAGAACCGCGTCGGCTATCTCAAGAAGTTCGACCCGGCCGCCTCCGATCTGTTGCTCATCTGCCCGCGAAAGAACGCCGAAGGTCGCGCCGTCGACGTCGAATTGGCCGTGCCCGCGCATGACCTGTGCTTCGTGGCGTTTCACAAAGCGGTCGGCGACGACGACGGGCACACCGAGGAGCGAGACGACCGCCCCGACTTCTGCGTGCACCTGCCGGGCAGCCGAAAATTCGTGGTCACCGCCGATCCCGACGCGGTCGACCGCAAGCCGGGCTTTTTCGCCGATCCCATCTCCCACTACAGCTGGTTCGAGCGCATCTTCTTCTACGCGCACGGCATCAACGCCGTCGAAGATATGGCGCCGCTGGGCTCCCTGCTCGTCGCCGCGGGCGTGGTCCCGCCGGATGCCATCAAAGACGGGCTGCGCGAGCAGGCTGCACTGCAAAATACGCCGGTCGGCCAGATCTTGGTCGAGCAGGAGGCAGTCACTTCGGAGGCGGTTGAAGAGGCGGCGACTTTGCAGGAGCAGTCTGCGGCCGAGGCCGAGAAAAACCCGCGCTCGAACCGGCGCCTGCGCCTGGGCGAGGTCCTCGTCGACGCGGGTTTGGCCACCGAGCAGGACATCGAGGATGCGCTGGCCGAGCAAAAGCGCCGCCGCGGCATGCGCCTGGGCCAGGTGCTCGTCGAGATGGGCATCGTCAGCGAGCGCGAGATTTCGGAGACGCTCGCCAAGAAGTTCAACCTCGAGTTCGTCGACCTCAACGACCGTAAGATCGACCCCGAGGCCGCCGACGAGGTGCCGCTGGACATCATCGAGCGCTTCGAGTTGGTGCCGTTGAGCACGAGCGACACCGAGCTGGTGCTGGCGATGGCCGACCCACTCGAGATGGAGCCGCTCGATTTGCTTCGGTTCTCGCTGGGCAAAAAGATTCGCGAGGTCGTGGCCACGCCCTCGCAGATCGAGCGCCTGTCTCACCACTATATCGAGCAGCGCGCACGCGACGAGCGCGCCGCCGAGCTCGAGGCGATCTTGCAGGAGCTGCACGCCGAGGCCGAGCGCCACGTGCGCACCAGCGACGCCGACGTGCGCCTCGACGACACCCAGGACGGCGCCATCGTGCGGATGGTCAACCAGATCATCATCGACGCCTTCCGCCGCGATGCCTCGGACATCCACATCGAGCCCAACGGTGAGGAGGCGCCGGTGCAGGTGCGCTTTCGCATCGACGGGGTCTGCGAGACCTACCGCGAGATCCCGGCGGCGCACCGCGCCCCGCTCGTCGCGCGCATCAAGATCATGGCCAACCTCGACATCACCGAGCGCCGAAAGCCCCAGGACGGCAAGATCAAAGTGCAGGTCGGCTCACGCAAGCTCGAGCTGCGCGTGGCCACCGTCCCCACGGTCAATCGCGACGAAGACGTCGTACTGCGCATCTTGGCCAGCGGCGACGCGATGCCGCTGGAGCAGTTGTCGTTCAGCGACGAGAACCTGCGCGAGCTCAGAAAGGCGGTGCAGACGCCCTACGGCCTGATTCTGGCGGTGGGGCCGACCGGCTCGGGTAAGACGACCACGCTGCACGCGCTCCTGGGGAGCATCAACAACGTCGAGCGCAAGATCTGGACGGCCGAAGACCCCGTCGAGATCACCCAGGCGGGCCTTCGCCAGGTGCAGGTCCACCCCGACATCGGCTTCACGTTCGCCAACGCGCTGCGCTCGTTTTTGCGCGCCGACCCGGACGTCATCATGGTCGGCGAGATGCGCGACAAGGAGACGGCGACCATCGGCATCGAGGCGTCGTTGACCGGCCACCTGGTCTTCTCGACGCTGCACACCAACAGCGCCCCGGAGACGGTCACCCGCCTGGTCGACATGGGCCTCGACCCGTTCAGCTTCGCCGACGCGCTCGTGGCGGTGGTCGCCCAACGCCTGGCGCGCCGGCTGTGCGTCAGTTGCCGCGAGAAATACGAGGCGAGCGACGACGAGCGCAACGAGATCGCCGAGTTGCTCGGCGAGGATCGACTCGCCGAGCGCCTCGACGGAAGGCCGCTGACGCTGTGGCGAGCCAAAGGCTGCTCGCTCTGCGACCACAAGGGCTACCGCGGCCGCGTGGGCATCCACGAACTCTTGCTGACCAGCGAAGAATTGCGCCAGGCGATTTACCGGCGCCAGTCGGTCGACGATATCCGCCGCGTCGCGCGCGAGTCGGGGATGCGCACGCTCATCGAAGACGGCGTCGAAAAGTGCCTCGACGGCATCACCGACCTGAGCCAGATCCTCGCTGTGTGCAGCCGCTAACGCGCCCGAATGGCGACCCTCGCCCGCTTGTCGGTGTACTCGCGCGCCCAGCTCTCGTAGCCGACGAAGGCCAACCCGCTGAGGCAGAAGATCGGCAAGAGCGCATACCACGCCGGGTCGAAGGCCAGGTGGGTATAGGCCGCTCCGATCATGATGATGCCCAGGTAGCCGGCCGCAAAAGGCGCGGTCTGCGGGATCACCAGAAGGATGGCGGCGATGAACTCGGACGCCCCGATGAAGTACAGGAAGTCTTCGGAGTAGCCCCACTCTGAGAAGCGGTGGAGCACGTCGTGGAAGTCGGCGAGCTTTGGGATGCCCGCCAGGATATAGACGACCGACAGCGAGATCGACGCGGTCCAATAGCCCACAGTGCGCGACCTCTTCCACCACGGCAACTTCGCCGCCGACGAGGTCGAGACCTGGTCCTCACGTCTGACCGACTCGGCGCGTATGAAGTAGACGAACAGCGCGGTCAAGAAGGCCACCGGGACTGCAACGAACAGGGCGATGATATCGATCGCTGGCATGATGCACCTCGCATCCTCTCGGGAAGATTAAACAACTAGCCTCCCAGATAAGATGAAATACAAGCCGGCGCCGTTACATCGGCTCGGTCGATAGCCCCCATTGAAAGAGCCAAAGCTCGTGGAGAGAAAGGTTCAGGGGTTGCCGCGGTAGATTTGGATGGGCTGCTGGCCCTGTCGATAGCGCGAGCCGCCGAGTCCATGGCCCAACCCGCGCCCGCTCGACACGTTGTAGCGATAGCTGTCGTAGATACGGCTCTGGTCGAAGAG
It encodes:
- a CDS encoding alpha/beta hydrolase; translation: MDAPSQPYDLLDRDFDDGMPGLDDHEPWTPGMLQRVLSWNGALVDRAALNLMERLFLSESRPDLDGDVSTQIEQIRDTYADAHLLDEPEGFFETRGEGGPFMVRHLGDIPGGERLEVSFESGYHTFDPAFVDDYGEHSPNEMCTARIWRHREGAHPTILCLHCWCGGRLWMEEHIFAASCLYRDGFDVALMTLPFHGPRTPQGALFSGQMFPSRDLRRTNEAFGQAVFDVHTLIGWLRGHGAEGPIGLMGISLGGYTASLLASVSDDFDFVVPVIAPSSFSDLLWWHGQNHPQRQSAEASGLDLEGFRQAWAVHSPLSHELRVPKDRVLIVGAAGDRIVRPAQVLALWEHWDCPEIRWFSGSHLAHFGRFDYIGEIREWLKQRVVD
- a CDS encoding putative metal-binding motif-containing protein, which gives rise to MRRLYPLIAILFLAAGCAEGSDEPLVEGNNTQQEACEDRDDDGYLGLSAQCEKGSDCDDSDPEIYPGAEEVCGDGRDNDCRQGDEPCEQDCIDHDGDRYGDGEGCLGPDCDDTDPNVNPRQEEVCDNGTDDDCDGIDNPCPSDCTDADGDGFGVAGSNTDCPSTGDDCDDTNELINPDAAEACNGVDDNCDGTIDECSQQNASCTGTETTDRCVVAIGGPCQRDGECGEGARCDTTVSECRRVEGESCTDAAECLEGFACDGGVCTGDFCAVNTCSGDLGHCDSDAQRCVECRHWDANANYGDDDCPSGEGCTLEGFCGVPVQISNSDPVPNHEPLTNDIYEMSLVIADCWMEKRGGSNDLCAALYVSSDVDSPITESEMDAAFYDDRLLDFLTQDRYNALEDLWGHGLFNLKNIDWRSDPQPDTLFEYCVWYDTTSTDEVFVDKCANYTP
- a CDS encoding AgmX/PglI C-terminal domain-containing protein; the protein is MTTAAIDPNLLAQALSRPKPVDTETAPYLGVSAFFHAAFLLLAMIVPPGAATMELDGVSEQDRFVEIATSPMQDMPQPVEPTSSSSEGGPDSSEQAAKHAGAEGKAGAKEAADTGNRMAIEGAPDDLPPEIAQRRDQRIASAAGVEAIFNNTQSAWAGTGERTVGTQAITALGNLDGHEPGASSGFGGLGVRDSGRGSGGDDTSFGMAEVDTNGPGGGGDGDGSGPPRAAIAERDNKLPPVVPGPPVVEGPLDKEIIQRVVRRHRREISYCYESQLQQNPRLEGRIVVNFKIASNGRVVAAMTKSTTMNNRRVESCIANKIRHWNFPAPSTTGLVSVNYPFRFTPQN
- a CDS encoding GspE/PulE family protein, producing MPAEHASHMHVTLGLVSGQNRVGYLKKFDPAASDLLLICPRKNAEGRAVDVELAVPAHDLCFVAFHKAVGDDDGHTEERDDRPDFCVHLPGSRKFVVTADPDAVDRKPGFFADPISHYSWFERIFFYAHGINAVEDMAPLGSLLVAAGVVPPDAIKDGLREQAALQNTPVGQILVEQEAVTSEAVEEAATLQEQSAAEAEKNPRSNRRLRLGEVLVDAGLATEQDIEDALAEQKRRRGMRLGQVLVEMGIVSEREISETLAKKFNLEFVDLNDRKIDPEAADEVPLDIIERFELVPLSTSDTELVLAMADPLEMEPLDLLRFSLGKKIREVVATPSQIERLSHHYIEQRARDERAAELEAILQELHAEAERHVRTSDADVRLDDTQDGAIVRMVNQIIIDAFRRDASDIHIEPNGEEAPVQVRFRIDGVCETYREIPAAHRAPLVARIKIMANLDITERRKPQDGKIKVQVGSRKLELRVATVPTVNRDEDVVLRILASGDAMPLEQLSFSDENLRELRKAVQTPYGLILAVGPTGSGKTTTLHALLGSINNVERKIWTAEDPVEITQAGLRQVQVHPDIGFTFANALRSFLRADPDVIMVGEMRDKETATIGIEASLTGHLVFSTLHTNSAPETVTRLVDMGLDPFSFADALVAVVAQRLARRLCVSCREKYEASDDERNEIAELLGEDRLAERLDGRPLTLWRAKGCSLCDHKGYRGRVGIHELLLTSEELRQAIYRRQSVDDIRRVARESGMRTLIEDGVEKCLDGITDLSQILAVCSR
- a CDS encoding DoxX family protein, translating into MPAIDIIALFVAVPVAFLTALFVYFIRAESVRREDQVSTSSAAKLPWWKRSRTVGYWTASISLSVVYILAGIPKLADFHDVLHRFSEWGYSEDFLYFIGASEFIAAILLVIPQTAPFAAGYLGIIMIGAAYTHLAFDPAWYALLPIFCLSGLAFVGYESWAREYTDKRARVAIRAR